From a single Columba livia isolate bColLiv1 breed racing homer chromosome 15, bColLiv1.pat.W.v2, whole genome shotgun sequence genomic region:
- the CASKIN1 gene encoding caskin-1 isoform X1, giving the protein MGKDQELVQAVKAEDIAAVQKLLQRPKPGKAKLLGSAKRVNVNFQDTDGFSALHHAALNGNTELISLLLEAQAAVDIKDNKGMRPLHYAAWQGKKEPMKMVLKAGSSVNIPSDEGQIPLHLAAQHGHYDVSEMLLQHQSNPCIMDNSGKTPLDLACEFGRVGVVQLLLNSNMCAALLEPKPGDTTDPNSTSPLHLAAKNGHIDIIRLLLQAGIDINRQTKAGTALHEAALCGKTDVVRLLLDSGINAHVRNTYNQTALDIVNQFTTSQASKEIKQMLRDASAALQVRAIKDYCNNYDLTSLNVKAGDVITVLEQHADGRWKGCIHDNRTGNDRVGYFPSSLVEAISKRTGSWETVTIPQQYQKIPLPAYGAAVLNGDASSHPFHSLPPPPPPPPHSHQTLFSSFGYRRLSPSSADEPRDAQGSRGADMSPSHLSPSQGGSAAPAPTEEIWVLRKPFAGGDRSSLGSTGSVASARSSGSGQSAGSGAHALHASSEGVKLLATVLSQKASAQESAVGDGPAKAQDIPAGSSRSQSVASSPYAPPPPAEPQLKKMEPPSEGKSSEAVYQWLCKFQLQLYAPNFINAGYDITTISRMTPEDLTAIGVTKPGHRKKIASEINNLNIPEWLPEYKPANLALWLSMIGLSQYYKVLVENGYENIDFITDITWEDLQEIGITKLGHQKKLMLAVKKLAELQRAELGKYEPGTLKRKAAACPEVLAIESPPPEPPECQSPKMTTFQDSELSSELQVAMTGEAPEEPPEKAANPPGPGYRSPPGLGGRARQMSSSQELLGDSPRAPPAAAISKSQEYLAEGAGEGPPAPPKEGRPPRHGHPVKRASVPPVPGKPRQPFPPSAGHLTPPQTPGKPRPPSPQGPSVPHATAKVKPTPQLLPPGERPASPRSLPQSPTHRGFAYVLPQPAEGEGGPPGVPVLPVSVPVLCLPAAGEGEEEPGRPKKRAHSLNRYAASDSEQERDELLVPDAGPYATVQRRVGRSHSVRAPAGGDKNVNRSQSFAVRPKKKGPPPPPPKRSSSAISSAGMAEDFPKEGEGEAAPAGPLTAEGESRREQRRASDLGGSVDTGSAGSVRSIAAMLEMSSIGGGARALALQKPHGASGQAKVPDGYYLQPGAPPGSPERARVATVLATVKHKEAIGLDGEVVNRRRTISGPVTGLVAAARHERADSLRSDVGADSPGERLRVERGGSPDAIPFAEDGNLTIKQRPRPLGPARGEAGEGLSPAHRHGDLAKVEASATLKRRIRARQSQQDGVRFVLTESDTVKRRPKAKEKEPALEPALLAVYQNGTGTVKRRPASELSGVEPPPTLPSAARPDGPDYVPPPAEPKKPFKPPVSPKPVLTQPPQKVPGPPAPIPKKVPIPSPGSPEVKRVHGTPPPVSPKPVPPPTAPKPPKPHAAIQSVSAGSTPTPSPARQLGAGTAKPSSTPPSLCSSPAKPLSPGAQPQQVPVKPPRSAIAGPSIDTTGPELAQQKLEETSASLAAALQAVEEKIKQEDSQTADSAVESKSTVSILDDIGSMFDDLADQLDAMLE; this is encoded by the exons AGCTCCTCGGATCGGCAAAGAGAGTCAATGTCAACTTCCAAGACACTGATGG GTTCTCGGCTCTGCACCATGCGGCACTCAATGGCAACACAGAGCTCATCTCGCTGCTGCTGGAGGCGCAGGCTGCAGTGGACATCAAGGACAACAAAG GCATGCGGCCCCTGCACTACgcagcttggcaaggcaagaaGGAGCCCATGAAAATGGTGCTGAAAGCGGGTTCCTCCGTGAACATCCCGTCGGACGAGGGCCAGATCCCCCTGCATCTGGCAGCACAACATGGCCACTACGACGTG TCAGAgatgctcctgcagcaccagtccaacccctgcatCATGGACAATTCGGGGAAGACACCCCTGGACCTGGCATGCGAGTTTGGCCGAGTCGGG GTGGTCCAACTGCTCCTGAACAGCAACATGTGCGCGGCGCTGCTGGAGCCCAAACCAGGGGATACCACTGACCCCAACAGCACCAGCCCCCTGCACCTTGCTGCCAAGAACGGCCACATCGACATCATCCG gctcctgctgcaggctggCATCGACATCAACCGGCAAACCAAGGCGGGCACGGCGCTGCACGAGGCGGCCCTGTGTGGCAAGACGGATGTGGTGCGGCTGCTGCTGGAT AGCGGGATCAACGCCCATGTCAGGAACACCTACAACCAGACTGCTCTGGACATCGTCAACCAGTTCACCACCAGCCAGGCCAGCAAGGAGATCAAGCAGATGCTGCGGG ACGCCTCGGCCGCTCTGCAGGTTCGGGCCATCAAGGACTATTGCAACAACTATGACCTGACCAGCCTCAACGTCAAAGCCGGGGACGTCATCACT gtgctggagcagcacgCGGATGGGCGCTGGAAGGGCTGCATCCATGACAACCGCACCGGCAACGACCGCGTGGGCTACTTCCCCTCCAGCCTCGTCGAGGCCATAAGCAAACGAACAG GTTCATGGGAGACTGTAACAATCCCCCAACAGTACCAAAAGATCCCGCTCCCGGCTTACGGGGCTGCTGTGCTAAACGGTGACGCCTCGTCCCATCCGTTCCATTCCCTGCCTCCACCTCCACCTCCACCACCACATTCCCATCAGACTCTTTTCAGTTCCTTTGGCTATCGCAGGCTCTCCCCTAGCAGTGCCGACGAGCCGCGGGACGCACAAG GGTCCCGCGGGGCCGACATGAGCCCGTCCCACCTCTCGCCGTCGCAGGGCGgatcagcagccccagcccccacGGAGGAGATCTGGGTGCTGCGGAAACCCTTTGCAG GTGGTGACCgcagcagcctgggcagcacaggcagcgtGGCCTCAGCCCGCAGCTCGGGGAGCGGGCAGAGTGCAGGCAGTGGGGCACACGCCCTGCACGCCAGCTCCGAAGGtgtcaag CTGCTGGCAACCGTCCTTTCCCAGAAGGCTTCTGCGCAAGAGTCTGCCGTGGGCGATGGGCCGGCCAAGGCGCAGGACATCCCCGCAG GTTCATCGCGGTCGCAGAGCGTGGCTAGCTCCCCAtacgcccccccgccccccgctgAGCCCCAGCTGAAGAAGATGGAGCCGCCATCGGAGGGGAAG AGCTCAGAGGCTGTGTACCAGTGGCTCTGcaagttccagctgcagctctacGCACCCAACTTCATCAATGCCGGCTACGACATCACCACCATTAGCCGGATGACGCCGGAG GACCTCACAGCCATCGGTGTCACCAAGCCAGGGCACAGGAAGAAAATCGCCTCTGAGATCAACAACCTCAACATCCCCGAGTGGCTGCCGGAGTATAAGCCG gCCAACTTGGCACTGTGGCTCTCCATGATCGGGCTGTCCCAGTACTACAAGGTGCTGGTGGAGAACGGCTACGAGAACATTGACTTCATTACTGACATCACCTGGGAGGACCTGCAGGAGATCGGCATCACCAAGCTGG GCCACCAAAAGAAGCTGATGCTGGCGGTGAAGAAGCTGGCGGAGCTGCAGCGTGCCGAGCTGGGCAAGTACGAGCCGGGCACACTGAAGAGGAAGGCGGCAGCGTGTCCTGAGGTGCTGGCCATCGAGTCCCCGCCGCCAGAGCCACCCGAGTGCCAGTCACCCAAGATGACCACATTCCAGGACAGCGAGCTCAGCAGCGAGCTGCAGGTGGCCATGACAGGCGAAGCCCCTGAGGAGCCCCCTGAGAAGGCGGCGAACCCCCCAGGCCCCGGCTACCGCTCGCCCCCGGGGCTGGGCGGCCGTGCCAGGCAGATGAGCAgctcccaggagctgctgggggacagCCCCAGGGCCCCCCCTGCTGCCGCCATCTCCAAGAGCCAGGAGTACCTGGCGGAGGGGGCTGGCGAGggcccccccgcgccgcccaAGGAGGGGCGCCCGCCCCGGCACGGCCACCCTGTCAAGCGTGCCAGTGTGCCGCCAGTGCCTGGCAAGCCCCGGCAGCCCTTCCCACCCTCCGCCGGGCATCTGACGCCACCGCAAACCCCTGGTAAGCCGCGACCCCCCTCCCCGCAGGGCCCGTCAGTGCCCCACGCCACCGCCAAAGTGAAGCCCACCCCGCAGCTGCTGCCACCGGGCGAGCGCCCTGCGTCCCCCCGCTCCCTGCCCCAGTCACCCACCCACCGTGGCTTCGCCTACGTCCTGCCGCAACCCGCTGAGGGTGAAGGGGGGCCCCCGGGGGTGCCCGTCCTGCCCGTCTCGGTGCCAGTGCTGTGCCTGCCAGCGGCAGGTGAGGGTGAGGAGGAGCCGGGGCGGCCGAAGAAGCGGGCGCACAGCCTGAACCGCTACGCCGCCTCTGACAGCGAGCAGGAGCGGGACGAGCTGCTGGTGCCGGACGCAGGGCCCTACGCCACTGTCCAGCGGCGAGTGGGCCGCAGCCACTCGGTGCGGGCACCCGCCGGCGGCGACAAGAATGTCAACCGCAGCCAGTCCTTTGCTGTCCGCCCCAAGAAGAAGGGGCCCCCACCGCCTCCTCCAAAGCGCTCCAGCTCTGCCATCTCCAGCGCCGGCATGGCTGAGGACTTCCCCAAGGAGGGCGAGGGAGAGGCGGCCCCCGCTGGGCCCCTCACCGCCGAGGGGGAGAGTCGCCGGGAGCAGCGGCGTGCCAGCGACCTGGGTGGCAGCGTGGACACGGGCAGCGCCGGCAGTGTGCGCAGCATTGCGGCCATGCTGGAGATGTCCTCCATCGGTGGCGGGGCCCGGGCATTGGCGCTGCAGAAGCCACATGGGGCCAGCGGGCAGGCCAAGGTTCCTGATGGCTACTACCTGCAGCCGGGGGCTCCCCCGGGCAGCCCTGAGCGTGCCCGCGTGGCCACTGTCCTGGCCACCGTCAAGCACAAGGAGGCCATCGGGCTGGATGGGGAGGTGGTGAACCGGCGCCGGACCATCAGCGGCCCCGTCAccgggctggtggcagctgcccGCCACGAGCGCGCCGACAGCTTGCGGTCAGACGTGGGTGCCGACAGCCCTGGAGAGCGGCTGCGGGTGGAGCGCGGCGGCTCCCCGGATGCCATCCCCTTCGCCGAGGACGGCAACCTCACCATCAAGCAGCGACCGCGGCCCCTGGGACCGGCCCGGGGTGAGGCAGGTGaagggctgtccccagcccacCGCCACGGGGACCTGGCCAAGGTAGAGGCCAGTGCCACGCTGAAGCGGCGGATCCGGGCCCGGCAGAGCCAGCAGGATGGTGTCCGCTTCGTCCTCACTGAGTCCGACACCGTCAAGCGCCGGCCCAAGGCCAAGGAGAAGGAGCCGGCGCTGGAGCCAGCCCTGCTCGCCGTCTACCAGAACGGCACCGGCACCGTCAAGCGGCGGCCGGCCTCTGAGCTGAGCGGGGTCGAGCCGCCCCCCACCCTGCCGTCCGCTGCCCGCCCTGATGGCCCCGACTACGTCCCGCCACCCGCCGAGCCGAAGAAACCCTTCAAGCCACCGGTGTCCCCCAAACCTGTGCTGACACAGCCACCCCAGAAGGTGCccgggccaccagcacccatccCCAAAAAGGTGCCCATCCCAAGCCCTGGCAGTCCAG AGGTGAAGCGTGTCCATGGCACACCGCCCCCGGTGTCTCCCAAGCCTGTGCCACCCCCCACGGCACCCAAGCCCCCCAAGCCCCATGCCGCCATCCAGTCAGTGAGCGCTGGCTCCACGCCAACCCCGTCGCCCGCCCGGCAACTGGGTGCCGGCACTGCCAAGCCCTCCAGCACGCCGCCCTCgctctgctccagccctgccaAGCCCCTCTCACCTGGCGCGCAGCCCCAGCAGGTACCGGTGAAGCCGCCGCGCTCGGCCATCGCTGGCCCCTCCATCGACACCACCGGCCCTGAGCTGGCGcagcagaagctggaggagaCAAGTGCATCCCTGGCCGCCGCGCTGCAGGCTGTGGAGGAGAAGATCAAGCAGGAGGACAGCCAAACGGCAGA ctcgGCCGTGGAGTCGAAGAGCACCGTGAGCATCCTGGATGACATTGGCAGCATGTTCGACGACCTGGCGGACCAGCTGGATGCCATGCTGGAGTGA
- the CASKIN1 gene encoding caskin-1 isoform X4, with translation MGKDQELVQAVKAEDIAAVQKLLQRPKPGKAKLLGSAKRVNVNFQDTDGFSALHHAALNGNTELISLLLEAQAAVDIKDNKGMRPLHYAAWQGKKEPMKMVLKAGSSVNIPSDEGQIPLHLAAQHGHYDVSEMLLQHQSNPCIMDNSGKTPLDLACEFGRVGVVQLLLNSNMCAALLEPKPGDTTDPNSTSPLHLAAKNGHIDIIRLLLQAGIDINRQTKAGTALHEAALCGKTDVVRLLLDSGINAHVRNTYNQTALDIVNQFTTSQASKEIKQMLRDASAALQVRAIKDYCNNYDLTSLNVKAGDVITVLEQHADGRWKGCIHDNRTGNDRVGYFPSSLVEAISKRTGSWETVTIPQQYQKIPLPAYGAAVLNGDASSHPFHSLPPPPPPPPHSHQTLFSSFGYRRLSPSSADEPRDAQGSRGADMSPSHLSPSQGGSAAPAPTEEIWVLRKPFAGGDRSSLGSTGSVASARSSGSGQSAGSGAHALHASSEGVKLLATVLSQKASAQESAVGDGPAKAQDIPAGSSRSQSVASSPYAPPPPAEPQLKKMEPPSEGKSSEAVYQWLCKFQLQLYAPNFINAGYDITTISRMTPEDLTAIGVTKPGHRKKIASEINNLNIPEWLPEYKPANLALWLSMIGLSQYYKVLVENGYENIDFITDITWEDLQEIGITKLGHQKKLMLAVKKLAELQRAELGKYEPGTLKRKAAACPEVLAIESPPPEPPECQSPKMTTFQDSELSSELQGPSVPHATAKVKPTPQLLPPGERPASPRSLPQSPTHRGFAYVLPQPAEGEGGPPGVPVLPVSVPVLCLPAAGEGEEEPGRPKKRAHSLNRYAASDSEQERDELLVPDAGPYATVQRRVGRSHSVRAPAGGDKNVNRSQSFAVRPKKKGPPPPPPKRSSSAISSAGMAEDFPKEGEGEAAPAGPLTAEGESRREQRRASDLGGSVDTGSAGSVRSIAAMLEMSSIGGGARALALQKPHGASGQAKVPDGYYLQPGAPPGSPERARVATVLATVKHKEAIGLDGEVVNRRRTISGPVTGLVAAARHERADSLRSDVGADSPGERLRVERGGSPDAIPFAEDGNLTIKQRPRPLGPARGEAGEGLSPAHRHGDLAKVEASATLKRRIRARQSQQDGVRFVLTESDTVKRRPKAKEKEPALEPALLAVYQNGTGTVKRRPASELSGVEPPPTLPSAARPDGPDYVPPPAEPKKPFKPPVSPKPVLTQPPQKVPGPPAPIPKKVPIPSPGSPEVKRVHGTPPPVSPKPVPPPTAPKPPKPHAAIQSVSAGSTPTPSPARQLGAGTAKPSSTPPSLCSSPAKPLSPGAQPQQVPVKPPRSAIAGPSIDTTGPELAQQKLEETSASLAAALQAVEEKIKQEDSQTADSAVESKSTVSILDDIGSMFDDLADQLDAMLE, from the exons AGCTCCTCGGATCGGCAAAGAGAGTCAATGTCAACTTCCAAGACACTGATGG GTTCTCGGCTCTGCACCATGCGGCACTCAATGGCAACACAGAGCTCATCTCGCTGCTGCTGGAGGCGCAGGCTGCAGTGGACATCAAGGACAACAAAG GCATGCGGCCCCTGCACTACgcagcttggcaaggcaagaaGGAGCCCATGAAAATGGTGCTGAAAGCGGGTTCCTCCGTGAACATCCCGTCGGACGAGGGCCAGATCCCCCTGCATCTGGCAGCACAACATGGCCACTACGACGTG TCAGAgatgctcctgcagcaccagtccaacccctgcatCATGGACAATTCGGGGAAGACACCCCTGGACCTGGCATGCGAGTTTGGCCGAGTCGGG GTGGTCCAACTGCTCCTGAACAGCAACATGTGCGCGGCGCTGCTGGAGCCCAAACCAGGGGATACCACTGACCCCAACAGCACCAGCCCCCTGCACCTTGCTGCCAAGAACGGCCACATCGACATCATCCG gctcctgctgcaggctggCATCGACATCAACCGGCAAACCAAGGCGGGCACGGCGCTGCACGAGGCGGCCCTGTGTGGCAAGACGGATGTGGTGCGGCTGCTGCTGGAT AGCGGGATCAACGCCCATGTCAGGAACACCTACAACCAGACTGCTCTGGACATCGTCAACCAGTTCACCACCAGCCAGGCCAGCAAGGAGATCAAGCAGATGCTGCGGG ACGCCTCGGCCGCTCTGCAGGTTCGGGCCATCAAGGACTATTGCAACAACTATGACCTGACCAGCCTCAACGTCAAAGCCGGGGACGTCATCACT gtgctggagcagcacgCGGATGGGCGCTGGAAGGGCTGCATCCATGACAACCGCACCGGCAACGACCGCGTGGGCTACTTCCCCTCCAGCCTCGTCGAGGCCATAAGCAAACGAACAG GTTCATGGGAGACTGTAACAATCCCCCAACAGTACCAAAAGATCCCGCTCCCGGCTTACGGGGCTGCTGTGCTAAACGGTGACGCCTCGTCCCATCCGTTCCATTCCCTGCCTCCACCTCCACCTCCACCACCACATTCCCATCAGACTCTTTTCAGTTCCTTTGGCTATCGCAGGCTCTCCCCTAGCAGTGCCGACGAGCCGCGGGACGCACAAG GGTCCCGCGGGGCCGACATGAGCCCGTCCCACCTCTCGCCGTCGCAGGGCGgatcagcagccccagcccccacGGAGGAGATCTGGGTGCTGCGGAAACCCTTTGCAG GTGGTGACCgcagcagcctgggcagcacaggcagcgtGGCCTCAGCCCGCAGCTCGGGGAGCGGGCAGAGTGCAGGCAGTGGGGCACACGCCCTGCACGCCAGCTCCGAAGGtgtcaag CTGCTGGCAACCGTCCTTTCCCAGAAGGCTTCTGCGCAAGAGTCTGCCGTGGGCGATGGGCCGGCCAAGGCGCAGGACATCCCCGCAG GTTCATCGCGGTCGCAGAGCGTGGCTAGCTCCCCAtacgcccccccgccccccgctgAGCCCCAGCTGAAGAAGATGGAGCCGCCATCGGAGGGGAAG AGCTCAGAGGCTGTGTACCAGTGGCTCTGcaagttccagctgcagctctacGCACCCAACTTCATCAATGCCGGCTACGACATCACCACCATTAGCCGGATGACGCCGGAG GACCTCACAGCCATCGGTGTCACCAAGCCAGGGCACAGGAAGAAAATCGCCTCTGAGATCAACAACCTCAACATCCCCGAGTGGCTGCCGGAGTATAAGCCG gCCAACTTGGCACTGTGGCTCTCCATGATCGGGCTGTCCCAGTACTACAAGGTGCTGGTGGAGAACGGCTACGAGAACATTGACTTCATTACTGACATCACCTGGGAGGACCTGCAGGAGATCGGCATCACCAAGCTGG GCCACCAAAAGAAGCTGATGCTGGCGGTGAAGAAGCTGGCGGAGCTGCAGCGTGCCGAGCTGGGCAAGTACGAGCCGGGCACACTGAAGAGGAAGGCGGCAGCGTGTCCTGAGGTGCTGGCCATCGAGTCCCCGCCGCCAGAGCCACCCGAGTGCCAGTCACCCAAGATGACCACATTCCAGGACAGCGAGCTCAGCAGCGAGCTGCAG GGCCCGTCAGTGCCCCACGCCACCGCCAAAGTGAAGCCCACCCCGCAGCTGCTGCCACCGGGCGAGCGCCCTGCGTCCCCCCGCTCCCTGCCCCAGTCACCCACCCACCGTGGCTTCGCCTACGTCCTGCCGCAACCCGCTGAGGGTGAAGGGGGGCCCCCGGGGGTGCCCGTCCTGCCCGTCTCGGTGCCAGTGCTGTGCCTGCCAGCGGCAGGTGAGGGTGAGGAGGAGCCGGGGCGGCCGAAGAAGCGGGCGCACAGCCTGAACCGCTACGCCGCCTCTGACAGCGAGCAGGAGCGGGACGAGCTGCTGGTGCCGGACGCAGGGCCCTACGCCACTGTCCAGCGGCGAGTGGGCCGCAGCCACTCGGTGCGGGCACCCGCCGGCGGCGACAAGAATGTCAACCGCAGCCAGTCCTTTGCTGTCCGCCCCAAGAAGAAGGGGCCCCCACCGCCTCCTCCAAAGCGCTCCAGCTCTGCCATCTCCAGCGCCGGCATGGCTGAGGACTTCCCCAAGGAGGGCGAGGGAGAGGCGGCCCCCGCTGGGCCCCTCACCGCCGAGGGGGAGAGTCGCCGGGAGCAGCGGCGTGCCAGCGACCTGGGTGGCAGCGTGGACACGGGCAGCGCCGGCAGTGTGCGCAGCATTGCGGCCATGCTGGAGATGTCCTCCATCGGTGGCGGGGCCCGGGCATTGGCGCTGCAGAAGCCACATGGGGCCAGCGGGCAGGCCAAGGTTCCTGATGGCTACTACCTGCAGCCGGGGGCTCCCCCGGGCAGCCCTGAGCGTGCCCGCGTGGCCACTGTCCTGGCCACCGTCAAGCACAAGGAGGCCATCGGGCTGGATGGGGAGGTGGTGAACCGGCGCCGGACCATCAGCGGCCCCGTCAccgggctggtggcagctgcccGCCACGAGCGCGCCGACAGCTTGCGGTCAGACGTGGGTGCCGACAGCCCTGGAGAGCGGCTGCGGGTGGAGCGCGGCGGCTCCCCGGATGCCATCCCCTTCGCCGAGGACGGCAACCTCACCATCAAGCAGCGACCGCGGCCCCTGGGACCGGCCCGGGGTGAGGCAGGTGaagggctgtccccagcccacCGCCACGGGGACCTGGCCAAGGTAGAGGCCAGTGCCACGCTGAAGCGGCGGATCCGGGCCCGGCAGAGCCAGCAGGATGGTGTCCGCTTCGTCCTCACTGAGTCCGACACCGTCAAGCGCCGGCCCAAGGCCAAGGAGAAGGAGCCGGCGCTGGAGCCAGCCCTGCTCGCCGTCTACCAGAACGGCACCGGCACCGTCAAGCGGCGGCCGGCCTCTGAGCTGAGCGGGGTCGAGCCGCCCCCCACCCTGCCGTCCGCTGCCCGCCCTGATGGCCCCGACTACGTCCCGCCACCCGCCGAGCCGAAGAAACCCTTCAAGCCACCGGTGTCCCCCAAACCTGTGCTGACACAGCCACCCCAGAAGGTGCccgggccaccagcacccatccCCAAAAAGGTGCCCATCCCAAGCCCTGGCAGTCCAG AGGTGAAGCGTGTCCATGGCACACCGCCCCCGGTGTCTCCCAAGCCTGTGCCACCCCCCACGGCACCCAAGCCCCCCAAGCCCCATGCCGCCATCCAGTCAGTGAGCGCTGGCTCCACGCCAACCCCGTCGCCCGCCCGGCAACTGGGTGCCGGCACTGCCAAGCCCTCCAGCACGCCGCCCTCgctctgctccagccctgccaAGCCCCTCTCACCTGGCGCGCAGCCCCAGCAGGTACCGGTGAAGCCGCCGCGCTCGGCCATCGCTGGCCCCTCCATCGACACCACCGGCCCTGAGCTGGCGcagcagaagctggaggagaCAAGTGCATCCCTGGCCGCCGCGCTGCAGGCTGTGGAGGAGAAGATCAAGCAGGAGGACAGCCAAACGGCAGA ctcgGCCGTGGAGTCGAAGAGCACCGTGAGCATCCTGGATGACATTGGCAGCATGTTCGACGACCTGGCGGACCAGCTGGATGCCATGCTGGAGTGA